A stretch of DNA from Coccidioides posadasii str. Silveira chromosome 1, complete sequence:
TATTCTGATACTTACAAGAAGCTACACATCAGGCCACTATAAGATCGGTTTGATGCTATGTGGTTGACTATAGGGGCCCACGAACAGAGGCCCTGATGTATTGAAATTCTATGCATTGCCTTTGGCAGTAGGACCGGGGATACCCATGTCGAAGGCTTTACTGCCAGAATCATGGAAATGGACACGAAAAGTCATGTCCACCCCCGCTTAAACATCCTATCTACAGAACTGGGGCCTGCGCTTGGTTCGATCGGACTAGCATATTCCAAATGTTAGCGAGAAGCACAGGGTGCATGAGGCGGAGCAGAGGGGAGGACCAGATCCAACTATTGTTGAATACAAGAGATGCGAAGCAAACCGACCTGAACATCCAATTCTATACTCTTTCTTTCGAAGGTCAACCACCCCAAAGATGTTTTTGGTATACACGTAAAAGCATTCATTCCAAGTACAGTGCAGTACATCCAACTCCATACGTAATTTCTGGCCCATGGCAGGCTGGTGGAATGAACAGAAGACACTGCGTAGTTGGACGACATCCTGAAAATTTCTCTGGTAACGGTCAAAGGGCCCTACCATCGCTCCACTTCGCAGAATTTGCAAAGAAAGGGCATCCATACTCGACATCGGCCTCTCCGTTGGTTGTGCGACGGTGCTCCTCTCGTAGCTAACTAGCTGGATGGTTGGCCGCCGTTCGCCCCACACAAGTCGCTATCGATAACCGCAAGACCCAAAAAATTTGTCGCTTCCGTCAATCCAACTGCTCGCCGACCAGCACATATTCAATCACTCAGCAGCAGTCTTGAACGCCAGGAAGTCTCGCAGCAGTGATTATTCCCGGAGCTGGAATTCACCTGCATCATGGCGACCTTGCAGGAGAAACTTGACAAGATAAAATCTCCGAAGCTGCAGAACCAGCACTCTGTATGGACTCGCCAGGACCAGCACACTAGACAGCTCCGTTCCTTCGTTTATTCTGAGATAAAAGGCTAATTGACGACTTAGACAGCTATAGTGCTTTCGGCAGTTGAAGATACCCTCCGCGAACAGAATGCCGACTTCACCGCAACCGCATTCTTCGCCGCTCTTCTAGGCTTGCTCGGTCAGTCTGTGAGTTCCACCCAGGGCACAGTTGATAAAGAGCCTATTACTTCAATCGTCTATCTCCTCGACATCACATCTCCTTTCGTTCCGACTCCGTTACTCCGCGCCAAATTTTCGCAAATACTGGGCAGCCTCGTGCTGGTTCTCACAGCACCCGATGCCGAAGCACCACTGCTGAGATCTTCAATCGGATGCCTTCAATCTCTTCTCGTGGCCCAAGATGCAGCTGCTTGGGCTCTCCCTCAGTCTCAGATTGGTCCGCGACGAGCGATGGCGGGATTACTAGCTTTAGCCGTTGATCACAGACCAAAAGTTCGAAAGCGAGCGCAAGATGCGCTAATCCATGTCCTAAAACATCCTCCACCAAGTCCATCGTTGGACCATCCAGCTGCGGATACGTGCGCGGAAACTGCTCTTATGACACTAAGAGAGAGTGTAGCGGCGTCTGCAAAACAGAAGAAAGGGAAACAGGCGCATTTACAACAAAATCAGCACGAACCTGCGGTGATACATGCGCTACATCTAGTCAAGACTATTGCAACAGCGTCGGGAGGGTGGCCAAGCAAGAAGATCGAAGCTTTATGCGAAATACTAATGAACGTCTCAAAATCGACTAATGAATTTTTAACGATGGGAGCATTCGAGGTGTTTGAGGTGATTTTCGAGAGTATGGCAGATGAGTTTTCTTCGTCGAAACTACCCCGTCTATTGGAAGCCATTCGTGAACTGAAGCCTTCACAAAACGATTCACAACTTCTTCCACCGTGGATTGCGGTGCTCTCAAGAGGATACGATGTTTCTGCTCAAGTACAGCCGGAAGACACATTCGAAAACTTGCCAGAACTATTTGACCTTGTGGCCTCCTTCCTTACCTCCTCTTCGCATAACATCAGAATATCCGCTTCCGAATGTCTCATTTCATTCCTTGCTAATTGCATCCCGGCTAGTGTCATTGTCGAACCTTCTATTTATGACGAAAAAACATTGGAGAAGCTTTCAAAAATAGGGACAAGCCTACTCTCGGTCAAATATCAAACTGCATGGGCAGAAGTCTTCGGCGTGCTGACAGCCATGTTTGAGGCTCTGAGATGGAGGTCGGATCCCTTATTGGCGGACGTTGTACGAACAGTTGGAGGTATTAGAGCAAACGAATCCTTCCACGGCAAGAAAGAAGCGGACAAAGTCCTCGGTGCTGCAGTTGGCGCCATGGGGCCCGAAGCTGTACTTAAGATTCTGCCATTGAACATAACACAACAGAAGGCCGGCGAACCGGGGCGTGTTTGGCTTTTACCTATACTACGTGATTACGTCTCTAATACCCGCTTGGGTTACTTCCGGTCTGAGTTTGTTCCCCTCAGTGAAGCTTTATTCCAGCGAGTACTTGAATACGGAAATGTTGAAAAGACAGTTGAAGTCAAAATCTTCGAGACACTTGTTCAACAAACTTGGGCTACTCTGCCCGGTTTCTGTGAGCTGCCGTTGGATGTCACTGAAGCTTTCGACCAGTCTTTTGCGGAACTTCTCTCAAACGTGCTATATAAACAGGCGGAGCTCCGTGTGGAGGTCTGCAAAGCGCTACAGAACCTAGTCGATTCAAACAAGGAGATTGCGTCACTGGACACGGAAGCAGATGATCTCCTCCTCCAACGACGGATTACGAAGGAGACAGCAAAGAAGAACATTGCACATCTTTCTGGCTTTTCaagcaatcttcttgctgttTTGTTCAATGTCTATAGCCAGACATTGCCTCAATTCCGAGGACACATCCTGCAGTGCATTAACGCTTACTTAAGTATTACGCCGGAGCAGGTATGTTTTATAATACTCTTGATTTCTATGCGTCACTAACCCATGCTCTTTAGGAACTAATTGACACATTTAATCGAGTTACAGCGATGCTTGAGGGCTCTCTTAAAGAAAGTGCCCAGGAGCAAGGAAAACAGAAAGGCACTGGAGACAAGATGCCGCCAA
This window harbors:
- a CDS encoding 90S preribosome component RRP12 (BUSCO:87251at4751~EggNog:ENOG410PIGM~COG:S~BUSCO:909at33183), which translates into the protein MATLQEKLDKIKSPKLQNQHSTAIVLSAVEDTLREQNADFTATAFFAALLGLLGQSVSSTQGTVDKEPITSIVYLLDITSPFVPTPLLRAKFSQILGSLVLVLTAPDAEAPLLRSSIGCLQSLLVAQDAAAWALPQSQIGPRRAMAGLLALAVDHRPKVRKRAQDALIHVLKHPPPSPSLDHPAADTCAETALMTLRESVAASAKQKKGKQAHLQQNQHEPAVIHALHLVKTIATASGGWPSKKIEALCEILMNVSKSTNEFLTMGAFEVFEVIFESMADEFSSSKLPRLLEAIRELKPSQNDSQLLPPWIAVLSRGYDVSAQVQPEDTFENLPELFDLVASFLTSSSHNIRISASECLISFLANCIPASVIVEPSIYDEKTLEKLSKIGTSLLSVKYQTAWAEVFGVLTAMFEALRWRSDPLLADVVRTVGGIRANESFHGKKEADKVLGAAVGAMGPEAVLKILPLNITQQKAGEPGRVWLLPILRDYVSNTRLGYFRSEFVPLSEALFQRVLEYGNVEKTVEVKIFETLVQQTWATLPGFCELPLDVTEAFDQSFAELLSNVLYKQAELRVEVCKALQNLVDSNKEIASLDTEADDLLLQRRITKETAKKNIAHLSGFSSNLLAVLFNVYSQTLPQFRGHILQCINAYLSITPEQELIDTFNRVTAMLEGSLKESAQEQGKQKGTGDKMPPTSHTLMDLVVTMSIYLPRASFSTLFSLSAVVLNTESSDPQLIKKAYKLIPRLATTETGALALKERSSELQSLFISTADKTPSPARRDRLAAAQEVVTHLPTSDLHFIPSILSEVVLGCKESNEKARTAAFTLLIHLANRVCDPELNPAGTVIRNSLVPHMADDAPDAPATMEEFFTMVSAGLAGSSPHMVAASVIALSRLLFEFHTKLPPAMLSDLVQTIDLFLTSNNREIVRAVLGFVKVAVVALPDEMLRPRLQSLVPNLMVWSKEHKGRLRSKVKGILDRLIRRFGAQAVESLTPESDRKLVVAIRKQRERSKRKKEQSKEAGEEESDQEESRTRKADNAFSNEFDKAVYGSDLSDSDLGSDSDDASEIEIDAAGNMHKHSSRSKERPQSKPSRQKGKSHKAPGADDAGKQYIRELSPESNPLDLLAPNALANISSTKPSVRFLDAKRAKKRSARMDAEGKLLLGDDVHDHDGDTPMGGAADNGGENNAGDAINAYIAAVSGPDAVRKGQKGRLKVSQSGVGKKKSGGGDGMDLDSDGEDGGGRKVSSASGAGRNDGRRGLGMPKRSGSGGGGAGRIEKRRNVKVGKSGSGFRRKSGGRR